In a single window of the Anaerocolumna cellulosilytica genome:
- a CDS encoding relaxase/mobilization nuclease domain-containing protein yields the protein MAITKLLYMKDCGGNFHGKHLKSALEYVMNVEKTQNGSLIGGINCQPDTAFEQMKETKRKFNKIGKRQGYHLILSFQEEEVTPDTAFEITQKFVSEYLGKSYEAVFVVHDNTDHVHSHIIFNSVSFVDGKKYRYEKGEWAKEIQPITNRLCEAYGLSTIEIEEEARKEKRKSSEHYKEWNEYRDGKFLWSDMIKRDLDACVLQAGDYESFLELLSEKGYEIKEGKHLALKPQGMMRYRRCDTLGTAYTEEAIRERVITEDLNSYRSSNIEEKPQIFHCHVKRYKRAKLSGLQKKYYGKLYRLGQLKKKPYSQVWKYRREISKMQQLQAQYLFLARHDIYSIEELSATLYLLEDSRKGSNQEKSRVYRDKQKMKSLFDLTDEMKALLPAEKAYQQGDKFFWEEHETFQTLTGQLEKQGYSYEEVEKLREYYRGKVAEVKEKETVIRKELRVGQGIWKELWEKEDSRVPQKEQKREEQMEKRKEDGREQPTR from the coding sequence TTGGCAATTACTAAATTACTCTATATGAAAGACTGCGGCGGTAACTTTCATGGAAAACATTTAAAAAGTGCTCTGGAATATGTGATGAATGTAGAGAAAACTCAAAATGGCAGTTTAATTGGCGGAATCAATTGCCAGCCAGATACTGCTTTTGAGCAAATGAAGGAAACCAAGCGTAAGTTTAATAAAATCGGGAAGCGACAGGGCTATCATCTGATTCTATCCTTCCAGGAAGAGGAGGTAACACCGGATACAGCATTTGAAATCACCCAGAAGTTTGTATCGGAATATCTGGGAAAATCCTATGAAGCTGTTTTTGTGGTTCATGACAACACCGATCATGTACATTCTCATATTATATTTAACAGTGTCAGTTTTGTGGATGGAAAGAAATATCGCTATGAAAAGGGAGAGTGGGCAAAAGAGATTCAGCCCATTACCAATCGCTTATGTGAAGCGTATGGCTTATCCACCATTGAGATTGAAGAGGAAGCAAGGAAGGAAAAGAGAAAAAGCAGTGAGCATTACAAGGAGTGGAATGAGTACCGGGATGGGAAGTTTTTGTGGTCGGATATGATAAAGCGGGATTTGGATGCCTGTGTGTTGCAGGCAGGAGATTATGAAAGCTTCCTGGAACTTCTCTCTGAAAAAGGATATGAAATCAAGGAAGGAAAACACTTAGCCCTAAAACCCCAAGGAATGATGCGTTATCGAAGATGTGATACGCTGGGAACTGCTTATACAGAAGAAGCAATCCGGGAACGGGTTATTACAGAAGACTTAAACAGTTACCGTTCTTCTAATATAGAAGAAAAGCCCCAGATTTTTCATTGCCATGTAAAAAGGTATAAGAGAGCCAAACTGTCCGGTCTGCAAAAGAAATATTATGGAAAGCTCTATCGATTGGGGCAGTTAAAAAAGAAGCCGTACAGTCAGGTATGGAAGTACCGGCGGGAAATTAGTAAGATGCAGCAATTGCAAGCACAATATTTATTTCTTGCGAGACATGATATTTATAGCATAGAAGAACTGTCAGCTACCCTTTACCTATTAGAGGATTCTCGGAAAGGAAGCAACCAAGAAAAAAGTCGTGTCTATCGTGATAAGCAAAAAATGAAGTCCTTGTTTGACCTTACGGATGAAATGAAAGCTCTTTTACCAGCAGAAAAGGCATATCAACAGGGAGATAAATTCTTTTGGGAGGAACATGAAACATTTCAAACGCTGACTGGTCAGTTGGAGAAGCAGGGATATTCCTATGAGGAAGTAGAGAAACTTCGGGAGTACTATAGAGGAAAGGTAGCAGAAGTAAAGGAGAAGGAGACTGTGATTCGGAAAGAATTACGAGTCGGACAGGGAATCTGGAAAGAACTATGGGAAAAAGAGGATAGCAGAGTTCCTCAAAAAGAACAGAAACGAGAAGAACAGATGGAAAAAAGAAAAGAAGATGGAAGAGAACAGCCGACCAGATAG
- a CDS encoding YbhB/YbcL family Raf kinase inhibitor-like protein: MNTNLQFKCTGITEGQKFPLQHTGRGEDQSPEFILANLSPDAKSIAIILDDIKHPLFGIYNHWVIWNIPVLDRIPGNIPAGKVVPSLGNAIQGIGYGRHKYAGPKPPRGKQHAYQFTIYVLDSTITLKENAKKKHLLRAIKPHIIQQGELTGVFE; the protein is encoded by the coding sequence ATGAATACCAACTTACAATTCAAATGCACTGGCATAACCGAAGGACAAAAGTTCCCCCTACAGCACACCGGGCGAGGAGAAGATCAGTCACCTGAATTTATTCTTGCAAACCTTTCTCCAGATGCCAAATCCATTGCAATTATATTAGACGATATCAAGCACCCACTCTTTGGAATTTATAACCATTGGGTCATTTGGAACATCCCTGTTCTTGATAGAATTCCAGGAAATATTCCTGCCGGAAAGGTAGTTCCCTCATTAGGCAATGCCATACAGGGCATAGGCTATGGACGACATAAATATGCGGGACCGAAGCCACCAAGAGGAAAGCAGCATGCTTATCAATTCACCATTTATGTACTGGACAGTACAATTACCTTAAAAGAGAATGCGAAAAAGAAACATCTGCTTCGTGCGATTAAGCCCCACATCATTCAACAGGGTGAGCTTACCGGTGTTTTTGAATAA
- a CDS encoding PrgI family protein, with product MIIEINKDIDRYQESIILGLSAKQLIFSALSILVGGGMVLLLYRYIGLTGAAYVAIPCVAPIALGGFYSYNGMDFYEYMSRKLHFMFGNKALTYGSTEGELVIKELRKEDSGVGQKLKRNTQKADRDRKGKQVKEQIQNNEGNRRNLKP from the coding sequence TTGATTATTGAAATAAACAAAGATATAGACCGATATCAGGAATCTATAATTCTTGGATTATCTGCAAAGCAACTTATTTTTTCAGCGCTCAGTATTCTAGTGGGTGGCGGTATGGTACTGCTTTTATACCGCTATATTGGTCTGACCGGAGCTGCTTATGTGGCAATACCTTGTGTAGCACCCATTGCCCTGGGAGGATTCTATTCTTATAACGGAATGGATTTTTATGAATATATGAGCAGAAAGCTTCACTTTATGTTTGGCAATAAGGCTCTTACTTATGGTTCCACGGAAGGGGAACTGGTAATCAAGGAACTTAGGAAGGAAGACAGCGGAGTTGGTCAGAAGCTTAAGCGGAACACACAAAAAGCAGATAGGGACAGGAAGGGAAAGCAAGTAAAGGAACAGATTCAGAACAACGAAGGAAACAGGAGAAATTTGAAGCCATGA
- a CDS encoding VirD4-like conjugal transfer protein, CD1115 family produces the protein MKTRKKKHSVGFLLLGGVFAGYLGYLMGGAWEQGIKVQELLSRFQRICDAPFDNYYNSYTIKAVAIAIGVYGMAIVMYCTSQKNYMPGKEYGTARFENPKRVNQVLMDKEEHFNRILSQNVKMSLDFRKLKLNGNILICGGSGAGKTFYEVKPNLMQMPRNCSFICTDPKGEILRSCGQMLKNNGYQVKVINLLEMEQSDCYNPFSYIREETDVVKLITNLIVNTTPKGATPSDPFWEKAEGLFLQAIFYYVWLEEKPSKRNFETVLKLLGEAEVKEQGKPSRLDMRMKFLEDQSPLGSSHPAVKQYNKCMRGAGDTVRSIMISANSRLAFLENKKVLRLLSKDELHLADIGIGVNGDGKTKTALFCVIPDADKSYNFIIGMLYTQIFQELYYQADFNCGGRLPIHVTFMLDEFANVALPDDYCSLLSTMRSREISSIIIIQNFAQLKALFKDTWETVPGNCDTFIYLGGNEQSTHKYVSELLGKGTIDKKSSGETKGRQGSSSRNYDVLGRELFLPDEVRKLDNKKCLVFIRGFDPIMDNKYIPFVHPMFEQTADGKGTPYTHATSKNSNLLGSSFEILSEKSMEHYKMRKEKGENVYIDSLTYEELKLLGDEELRKRFQKLDEKEQRELCHGQQGQELEYMDESQECKLGFTEDFPSDSEEGKPTSERKKPTWEDTISNRMLHWKYSEEQKEEVRKAMAAGIPKAKIMNYFYPEVSIQQMRSLRETQEAMLS, from the coding sequence GTGAAGACAAGGAAAAAGAAACACTCGGTGGGGTTCCTTCTTCTTGGAGGAGTATTTGCCGGATATCTGGGGTATCTGATGGGAGGAGCATGGGAGCAGGGAATCAAGGTACAGGAACTTCTAAGTCGGTTTCAAAGAATTTGTGATGCTCCTTTTGACAATTATTATAATTCCTATACCATAAAAGCAGTAGCCATTGCCATAGGAGTCTATGGGATGGCTATTGTTATGTATTGCACCAGTCAGAAAAATTATATGCCCGGTAAGGAATACGGTACAGCTCGATTTGAAAATCCCAAGCGGGTAAACCAAGTGCTGATGGATAAGGAGGAACACTTCAATCGAATTCTAAGCCAGAATGTAAAGATGTCCTTGGATTTTAGAAAGCTAAAATTAAATGGAAATATCTTAATCTGTGGAGGTTCTGGTGCTGGAAAGACTTTTTATGAGGTAAAACCTAATTTGATGCAGATGCCACGGAACTGTTCCTTTATCTGTACCGACCCCAAGGGGGAGATTCTTAGAAGCTGTGGGCAGATGCTAAAGAACAATGGATATCAGGTGAAAGTAATTAATCTCCTAGAAATGGAGCAATCCGATTGTTATAATCCATTTTCCTATATCAGAGAAGAAACCGATGTAGTCAAGCTGATTACCAACCTGATTGTCAATACCACACCCAAGGGCGCAACACCTTCAGACCCATTTTGGGAGAAGGCAGAAGGATTGTTTCTGCAAGCTATTTTCTATTATGTGTGGCTGGAGGAAAAGCCGTCAAAGAGAAATTTTGAAACCGTATTAAAGTTACTTGGAGAAGCAGAAGTAAAAGAACAGGGCAAACCCTCCAGACTGGATATGCGAATGAAATTCTTAGAGGATCAGTCTCCTCTTGGCAGCAGTCACCCGGCAGTAAAACAATACAATAAATGTATGCGAGGAGCAGGGGACACGGTTCGTTCCATTATGATTAGCGCCAATTCCAGACTGGCATTTTTGGAAAATAAAAAGGTGCTGCGGCTTCTATCAAAGGATGAGTTGCATCTTGCTGATATTGGGATTGGAGTAAATGGAGATGGCAAAACAAAGACAGCTCTCTTTTGCGTTATTCCGGATGCTGACAAATCCTACAATTTTATTATTGGAATGCTGTATACCCAAATATTTCAGGAACTTTATTATCAGGCAGATTTTAACTGTGGTGGCAGATTGCCAATTCATGTGACCTTTATGCTTGATGAGTTTGCCAATGTGGCATTGCCGGATGACTATTGTTCCTTGCTATCCACCATGCGTAGCAGAGAAATTTCCTCCATCATTATTATTCAGAACTTTGCCCAGCTAAAGGCACTGTTTAAGGATACATGGGAAACTGTACCAGGAAATTGTGACACCTTTATTTACCTTGGTGGAAATGAGCAGTCAACCCATAAATATGTGTCGGAACTCCTTGGCAAGGGTACTATTGATAAGAAATCCAGTGGGGAAACCAAGGGGCGTCAGGGAAGTTCGTCGAGAAATTATGATGTGTTAGGAAGGGAACTGTTTCTGCCAGATGAAGTGAGAAAACTGGATAATAAGAAGTGCCTGGTATTTATTCGTGGCTTTGACCCCATTATGGACAACAAGTATATTCCATTTGTTCACCCGATGTTTGAACAAACAGCAGATGGAAAAGGAACCCCCTATACCCATGCAACAAGTAAGAATTCAAATCTACTGGGTTCGTCTTTTGAAATCTTGTCAGAGAAGTCCATGGAGCATTATAAAATGCGCAAAGAAAAGGGTGAAAATGTCTACATTGACAGTCTCACCTATGAAGAATTAAAACTGCTTGGTGACGAGGAACTTAGAAAAAGATTTCAGAAGCTGGATGAAAAGGAGCAGAGGGAGTTATGCCATGGGCAACAAGGACAGGAACTGGAATATATGGATGAATCACAGGAATGTAAGCTTGGATTTACAGAGGATTTTCCCAGTGACTCAGAGGAAGGAAAACCAACCAGTGAAAGAAAAAAGCCAACCTGGGAGGACACCATTTCCAATCGTATGCTTCACTGGAAGTATTCCGAGGAGCAAAAGGAAGAGGTCAGAAAAGCAATGGCAGCAGGAATTCCAAAGGCAAAGATAATGAACTATTTTTATCCGGAAGTTTCAATCCAGCAGATGAGAAGCCTTCGGGAAACACAGGAAGCAATGCTATCGTAA
- a CDS encoding MobC family plasmid mobilization relaxosome protein codes for MEAPIEEGDGMAKRVHSVSKLLRMTPEEAKMLEEKAVQAGMVESAYLRLLISQKPNDYPEVRRLLKDLINEVNRIGVNINQIVCNHNSGLYSVNDKDRLFAYMRKLNVRIEEAVRLIGNY; via the coding sequence ATGGAAGCACCCATAGAGGAAGGTGATGGAATGGCAAAGCGTGTTCACAGTGTTAGTAAGCTGTTACGAATGACACCCGAGGAAGCAAAGATGTTAGAGGAAAAAGCAGTCCAGGCAGGCATGGTGGAATCGGCTTACTTGCGATTGCTGATTAGTCAGAAACCCAATGACTACCCGGAGGTACGAAGGCTGTTAAAAGATTTGATTAATGAGGTGAATCGAATTGGTGTAAATATCAATCAGATTGTTTGCAATCACAATTCTGGACTCTATTCCGTAAATGACAAAGACCGCTTGTTTGCTTATATGCGGAAATTAAACGTCAGAATTGAGGAGGCGGTGAGGCTCATTGGCAATTACTAA
- a CDS encoding JAB domain-containing protein, whose product MPKKNPFKVDVVSVRLVKDAPIYSDQPFNSPYEVVSAMGEIMCEFDREVVCVIHLKSDITPINVHFASMGALNEAMAHPRELLKASILSNAASMMLVHCHPSGNLLPSKADTMMTDRMNRICELVGIHLIDHVIVGGNNQEFFSFKEKGVLTNPRIVLTQDYKSLNISSPIVAERGRGR is encoded by the coding sequence ATGCCAAAGAAGAACCCATTCAAGGTTGATGTAGTATCGGTACGGCTGGTAAAGGATGCACCCATCTATTCTGATCAACCATTCAACAGTCCCTATGAGGTAGTCTCTGCAATGGGAGAGATTATGTGTGAATTTGACCGGGAGGTGGTCTGTGTAATTCATTTAAAATCAGACATCACACCTATTAATGTTCACTTTGCCAGTATGGGAGCATTAAATGAAGCAATGGCACATCCCAGAGAATTATTAAAGGCAAGTATACTCAGTAACGCCGCCAGTATGATGCTCGTCCATTGCCATCCCTCGGGTAATCTGTTACCGAGTAAGGCGGATACCATGATGACCGATAGAATGAATCGGATTTGTGAACTCGTGGGGATTCACTTAATTGACCACGTGATTGTGGGAGGAAACAATCAGGAGTTCTTTAGCTTTAAGGAAAAGGGAGTACTCACCAATCCAAGAATCGTTCTAACACAGGATTATAAGTCCCTAAATATTTCCTCACCAATTGTAGCAGAACGGGGGAGAGGAAGGTGA
- a CDS encoding electron transporter RnfA: MKQAQITVTDKKDITVKQKKKGFFTRVKKRLAPATLGVITGVMLTSTTCFAASGTSAVTQPLDNLKTLVIAVIGAVGVIILAKNVMEFAQAYQQQDSSTMNSALKGIVAGVMMAGISAVLSFLGF; this comes from the coding sequence ATGAAACAAGCACAGATTACAGTTACAGATAAGAAGGACATTACAGTGAAACAAAAAAAGAAAGGATTTTTCACAAGAGTGAAGAAGAGATTGGCTCCGGCAACGTTAGGAGTAATAACGGGAGTCATGTTGACCAGTACTACTTGCTTTGCGGCATCCGGTACCTCAGCAGTGACCCAGCCACTGGATAATTTGAAAACATTAGTAATTGCCGTAATCGGTGCGGTGGGCGTTATTATCCTGGCAAAGAATGTTATGGAGTTTGCACAGGCATATCAGCAGCAGGATTCCTCTACTATGAACTCTGCCCTTAAAGGGATTGTAGCAGGTGTTATGATGGCAGGTATTTCAGCAGTCTTATCCTTCTTAGGATTTTAG
- a CDS encoding PcfB family protein → MAEELQDAVQIIRVAYDGIEIAMKVGHGGINALQKAMDVLKGMLDYEKQLGKTSMRKLLMKGGDLQVLQFKTKDIGKVEKMAKKYGILYSVLPDGDKTDGMGEVIFHTEAVPRANMMIQKLQYGRIDTFDDYLKKGDENTHETMMDFFKKQQEQGNKSFPKVHTEKEAAIHATLEGLIEKVGLFAMQKQSISVEEVKENFSIGREQAQNVIRQLETIGFIGTTDKEGQHKVIMDKEAFLNRVKGYQELAERMRIISASKNLNLSDVTISKKLIVEENNHAIKTRVPGTWGEKARYLWIKKENIMEVYQGKSILTFLDTGRNYKMYNGENQVIETKSGEELFGHYDKVESSVRERYEKYPKKQTKQQTKTPKSSVQRKR, encoded by the coding sequence ATGGCAGAAGAGTTACAAGATGCCGTGCAGATTATCCGTGTGGCATATGATGGCATTGAAATTGCAATGAAGGTAGGGCATGGCGGAATCAATGCCCTGCAAAAGGCAATGGATGTTCTAAAAGGTATGCTGGATTATGAGAAGCAACTTGGTAAAACATCCATGCGAAAGCTTTTGATGAAAGGCGGAGATTTGCAGGTATTACAGTTTAAGACCAAGGACATTGGTAAGGTGGAGAAGATGGCAAAAAAATATGGAATCCTGTATTCCGTATTGCCAGACGGGGATAAAACGGATGGAATGGGTGAGGTGATTTTCCATACAGAAGCAGTGCCAAGAGCCAATATGATGATACAAAAATTACAGTATGGGCGTATTGATACCTTTGACGACTATCTGAAAAAGGGAGATGAAAATACCCATGAAACAATGATGGATTTTTTTAAAAAGCAGCAAGAGCAGGGAAACAAATCATTTCCCAAAGTTCACACAGAAAAGGAGGCAGCAATCCATGCCACTTTAGAAGGTCTCATTGAAAAGGTTGGTTTATTTGCCATGCAGAAACAAAGTATCAGTGTAGAAGAGGTAAAAGAGAATTTTAGCATTGGGAGAGAGCAGGCGCAGAACGTAATCAGGCAGTTGGAGACCATTGGGTTTATTGGAACTACGGATAAAGAAGGGCAACATAAGGTAATTATGGACAAGGAAGCCTTTCTCAACCGGGTCAAAGGTTATCAGGAATTAGCGGAGAGAATGCGGATAATATCCGCATCAAAGAACTTGAATTTGTCGGATGTTACCATTAGTAAAAAGCTTATTGTGGAAGAGAACAACCATGCCATAAAGACAAGAGTACCGGGCACATGGGGAGAGAAGGCAAGATATCTCTGGATTAAGAAGGAGAATATCATGGAGGTTTATCAAGGAAAATCCATCCTTACGTTTCTTGACACTGGCAGGAACTATAAGATGTACAATGGGGAAAATCAAGTGATTGAAACAAAGTCAGGAGAAGAACTCTTTGGACACTATGACAAGGTGGAATCTTCTGTAAGAGAGCGTTATGAAAAATATCCGAAAAAGCAAACAAAACAGCAAACGAAAACGCCGAAATCCTCTGTCCAAAGAAAAAGGTAG
- a CDS encoding ABC transporter permease — protein MQYVITGIILYALFFLLCYLGTGGDRKNIKNFYSYPDAVQTKIRQNEMLNKMIPKKSTYLKSFLSNLVLFTIAFIVIGLVLRLSKFMSAFIYLLILGEGLNLFDLLVIDCCWWSRTKRTHFTEIADDKEYHGFRKHFKAFLRGIPVFIFAALIAAVISTIL, from the coding sequence ATGCAGTATGTGATAACAGGAATCATTTTATATGCATTGTTCTTCTTGCTCTGTTATCTTGGCACTGGCGGAGATAGAAAAAACATCAAAAACTTTTATAGTTATCCTGATGCCGTTCAGACAAAGATTAGACAGAATGAAATGCTAAATAAAATGATTCCGAAGAAATCTACTTATTTGAAATCTTTTCTGTCAAATCTGGTGTTGTTTACTATTGCGTTTATCGTTATAGGCTTGGTATTAAGGCTTTCAAAATTTATGTCAGCATTCATCTATCTTTTGATATTAGGGGAAGGGTTAAATCTTTTTGATTTACTTGTTATTGATTGTTGCTGGTGGAGCAGGACGAAAAGAACACATTTCACAGAGATAGCTGACGACAAAGAGTATCATGGATTTAGAAAGCATTTTAAGGCTTTTTTGAGAGGAATTCCAGTATTTATTTTTGCAGCACTGATTGCAGCAGTAATCAGTACAATTCTCTGA
- a CDS encoding DUF5688 family protein, whose amino-acid sequence MMNYEIFKEVLAEKFLDYMPAEYQNMKLEIHPVDKVNVTLDGLNLITEGDTRVTPTIYINDIYAQYQKNNDLQEVLQTAANRMEKAIKEAPDIVTGIEMDSAKNNIVFQLVNTEQNKDMLQNVPNRAFQDLSIIYRWVVKTDAEGIQSTVIHDSLAERLGLSEEQMFQLAVDNTRRLFPPSIKSMNDVIREMFAKDGMPAEVADMMIGEMPPEQTMWIISNERGINGAISMLYEDKLHGLAEELETDLYIMPSSLHEVIAVSVSMGDPNELAQMVAEINMDQVALDERLSNQVYHYDKDLRKLSLATDTPNKRLDGIVGDTKLIYDSKEKSR is encoded by the coding sequence ATGATGAATTATGAGATTTTTAAAGAAGTACTGGCAGAGAAATTCTTAGACTATATGCCAGCGGAGTACCAGAACATGAAGTTAGAGATTCACCCCGTGGATAAGGTCAATGTAACCCTGGATGGCTTGAATCTGATTACAGAGGGAGACACCAGAGTAACTCCAACCATCTATATTAATGATATATATGCACAATATCAGAAGAACAATGATCTTCAAGAGGTATTGCAGACCGCAGCCAATCGGATGGAAAAAGCAATAAAGGAAGCCCCGGATATTGTCACTGGCATTGAGATGGATTCTGCTAAAAATAATATCGTGTTTCAACTTGTGAATACCGAGCAGAACAAGGACATGTTACAGAACGTGCCCAACAGGGCATTCCAGGATTTATCTATTATTTATCGCTGGGTAGTAAAAACAGACGCAGAAGGAATTCAGAGCACCGTTATTCATGATTCCCTGGCAGAGCGCTTGGGGTTATCCGAAGAGCAGATGTTTCAACTGGCAGTGGACAACACAAGAAGATTATTTCCACCCAGCATCAAAAGCATGAATGATGTGATTCGTGAGATGTTTGCAAAGGATGGAATGCCCGCAGAGGTTGCAGATATGATGATAGGAGAAATGCCGCCGGAACAGACGATGTGGATAATTAGCAATGAACGGGGGATAAATGGAGCGATTTCCATGCTGTATGAGGATAAACTTCATGGATTGGCGGAGGAATTAGAAACAGACCTTTATATTATGCCCTCATCTCTCCATGAAGTCATTGCAGTATCTGTTTCTATGGGAGATCCCAATGAACTTGCCCAGATGGTAGCGGAAATCAATATGGATCAGGTTGCCTTGGATGAGAGGCTGTCCAACCAAGTGTACCATTATGATAAGGATTTGCGAAAGCTTTCCTTGGCTACAGATACACCAAACAAGAGATTGGATGGGATTGTTGGGGATACGAAACTGATTTACGATTCCAAAGAAAAGTCTCGTTAG
- a CDS encoding DUF3991 and TOPRIM domain-containing protein, translating to MERNRFTEEELALAKRVDLTAVASYLGYTVKRVGKYYTLKEMDSIRIYEKSHWFRWSRQYETGENGGSQIDFLRVFCGMDVKTAVFWLLDFTGYRRIPDMEKKMQRSYHERQLEKHQQTVSTEKKVSFLLPPESRDNKYLYSYLKHNRGIRTEVIDYFVNQGLLYESSPYHNLVFKGNDRKGVTRFASMRGVFDKGGKGFRCDVAGNDKNYGFNVVNEKSQELIVFEAAIDIMSYVDIFNDFDSNKLALGMLADLPLITFLKEHPQITFLRFCLDGDEPGRKAAKELVKKYNELGYEVEDAPPPEGYKDYNEWLVKSKGLEKQMVGQSHTKQHNW from the coding sequence GTGGAAAGAAACCGATTTACAGAAGAAGAACTTGCCCTTGCTAAGCGTGTTGATTTGACCGCAGTAGCCTCTTATCTTGGATACACAGTAAAGCGGGTTGGCAAGTATTACACCTTAAAAGAAATGGATTCTATCCGTATTTATGAAAAATCCCACTGGTTCCGATGGTCAAGACAGTATGAAACAGGAGAAAATGGTGGATCTCAGATTGACTTCTTGCGGGTATTTTGTGGAATGGATGTAAAAACGGCAGTGTTCTGGCTTTTAGATTTTACAGGCTATAGGCGAATACCAGACATGGAAAAGAAGATGCAACGAAGCTATCATGAGAGACAGCTGGAAAAACATCAGCAGACTGTAAGCACAGAGAAGAAAGTCTCCTTTCTTCTGCCACCAGAATCCAGGGATAACAAGTACTTATATTCCTATTTAAAGCATAACAGGGGAATCCGAACGGAAGTCATTGATTATTTTGTGAATCAGGGATTACTTTATGAAAGCAGTCCCTATCACAACCTTGTATTTAAAGGAAATGACCGAAAGGGAGTTACCCGGTTTGCCAGTATGCGCGGGGTATTTGATAAAGGGGGAAAGGGTTTTCGGTGTGATGTGGCGGGCAATGATAAAAACTATGGATTCAATGTGGTAAATGAAAAGAGTCAGGAGCTGATTGTTTTTGAAGCAGCTATTGACATAATGAGCTATGTGGATATTTTTAATGATTTCGATTCCAACAAACTGGCACTGGGAATGCTTGCAGACTTACCTTTGATTACGTTCTTAAAGGAGCATCCTCAAATAACCTTTCTTCGGTTTTGTCTGGATGGAGATGAACCGGGGAGAAAGGCAGCGAAAGAATTGGTAAAGAAGTATAACGAGCTTGGATATGAGGTGGAAGATGCACCTCCACCAGAGGGTTATAAGGATTACAATGAGTGGTTAGTGAAAAGCAAAGGATTAGAAAAACAGATGGTAGGACAAAGTCATACCAAACAACACAACTGGTAG